TCCCAGCGCTTTCTGATTTACTACTTCGTAACCGGAATCGGAGCGCTGGTGCTTCATTTAGGCGTGCTTCACTATGAGTACATCAAAATCACCGCGGAGCTCACCCCGGCACAAATTGAAATGGTGAAGCAGGAGGGGCAACAATTGTTGGAATCGGGCAAAAACTACACCCATTATGCTCAAGGCCAGCTGAATTACTTACTCAACATACCGACAGTCGGAGCCTCTGGTGCAGTGTTCGGAATCCTGCTGGCCTTTGGCTTGCTGTTTCCCAATGTGGAACTGATTTTGATTTTTCTCCCGATCCCCATCAAAGCCAAGTACTTCGTGATCTTTTACGGGGTAGCCGAGCTTTTTGCTGCCATTGCCGACCGGCCCGGAGACAATGTAGCCCATTACGCCCACCTTGGCGGAATGCTTTTTGGGTGGATTTTGTTGAAATTCTGGGGTAAATCCTCGTCCAATCCGTACATGTAATGGGTATTGCCGACGATATCAAAAAGATGTACCGCGAGAGCAACATGGTGGGTCGCTTCATCATGGTGAACGTAGCGGTGTTTCTGGCTGTGAACCTCGTCGGACTGATTGAAGTACTGACCCAAACCTCCATTTTCAATGTGGTGAAGTGGTTTGCCGCTCCGTCCGACCCCATTGATCTCGCTATGCGTCCGTGGACAGTGATCACCTACATGTTTCTACACGAGCGCTTCTGGCACCTGTTCTGGAACATGGTGATGCTCTACTTTTCGGGCCGCATCTTCTTCGACCTGCTCGG
Above is a genomic segment from Cryomorphaceae bacterium containing:
- a CDS encoding rhomboid family intramembrane serine protease, which codes for MPPVVKNLLIINALAFLVSLSLGADQWGYILNRTLGVYYFGSPRFEPYQIITYMFMHGNFMHIFFNMFALWMFGTSIERALGSQRFLIYYFVTGIGALVLHLGVLHYEYIKITAELTPAQIEMVKQEGQQLLESGKNYTHYAQGQLNYLLNIPTVGASGAVFGILLAFGLLFPNVELILIFLPIPIKAKYFVIFYGVAELFAAIADRPGDNVAHYAHLGGMLFGWILLKFWGKSSSNPYM